The Dendropsophus ebraccatus isolate aDenEbr1 chromosome 3, aDenEbr1.pat, whole genome shotgun sequence genome includes a region encoding these proteins:
- the DIRAS1 gene encoding GTP-binding protein Di-Ras1, whose amino-acid sequence MPEQSNDYRVVVFGAGGVGKSSLVLRFVKGTFRDTYIPTIEDTYRQVISCDKSVCTLQITDTTGSHQFPAMQRLSISKGHAFILVFSVTSKQSIEELKPIYQQILQIKGSIESIPVMLVGNKCDETQREVDTKEVEALAKEWKCAFMETSAKMNYNVKELFQELLNLEKRRNMSLNIDGKRSSKQKRAEKIKGKCSLM is encoded by the coding sequence ATGCCAGAACAAAGTAATGATTATCGAGTAGTTGTGTTTGGGGCAGGAGGTGTGGGGAAGAGCTCTTTGGTTCTACGTTTTGTAAAAGGAACATTTCGAGATACGTATATTCCCACCATAGAGGACACATATCGACAAGTCATCAGCTGTGACAAAAGTGTTTGTACCCTTCAAATTACAGATACAACTGGAAGTCACCAGTTCCCAGCCATGCAGCGACTCTCCATTTCCAAGGGTCATGCCTTTATTCTGGTCTTCTCAGTCACCAGCAAACAGTCTATTGAGGAGCTTAAGCCTATCTATCAACAGATCCTGCAGATTAAAGGAAGTATAGAGAGTATTCCCGTAATGCTTGTGGGAAACAAGTGTGATGAGACGCAACGTGAAGTGGATACAAAGGAAGTGGAGGCATTGGCCAAAGAGTGGAAATGTGCCTTCATGGAGACCTCAGCCAAAATGAATTATAATGTCAAGGAACTTTTCCAGGAGCTTCTAAActtggaaaaaagaagaaacatgAGTCTAAATATTGATGGCAAAAGGTCCAGCAAGCAGAAAAGGGCAGAAAAAATTAAGGGGAAATGCAGTCTTATGTAA